In Helicobacter sp. 11S03491-1, a genomic segment contains:
- a CDS encoding peptidylprolyl isomerase, with protein sequence MNNIETNKVVAIEYEVMDFDTKEVVDSNIGSKPLEFLIGAGQVITGLEKAIIGAEIGKKLEIQIKPEEAYGIYRSDFLQEVPKEQFEGIALEKGMTLFGQGENGQTVQVMVKDFNDTTVMIDYNHPLAGKTLLFNITVLDSREPTEQEIISGGVGGGCGCSGGEGDHEHHGHKEGGCCGGGGGGCGCSH encoded by the coding sequence ATGAATAATATAGAGACCAATAAAGTTGTAGCTATTGAGTATGAAGTAATGGATTTTGATACAAAAGAAGTTGTAGATTCAAATATTGGTTCTAAACCATTAGAATTTTTAATTGGTGCAGGACAAGTTATTACAGGTTTAGAAAAAGCCATCATTGGCGCTGAAATTGGAAAAAAACTTGAAATACAAATTAAGCCTGAAGAAGCTTACGGGATTTATCGAAGTGACTTTTTGCAAGAAGTCCCCAAAGAGCAGTTTGAAGGAATTGCTTTAGAAAAAGGAATGACGCTTTTTGGACAAGGAGAAAATGGACAAACAGTTCAAGTGATGGTGAAGGATTTTAATGATACAACGGTTATGATTGATTATAATCACCCTTTAGCAGGAAAAACACTTTTATTTAATATTACGGTACTGGATTCACGAGAACCTACAGAGCAAGAAATTATAAGTGGGGGTGTTGGAGGAGGTTGTGGTTGTAGTGGAGGAGAGGGTGATCATGAACATCACGGACATAAAGAAGGTGGTTGTTGTGGAGGTGGAGGTGGAGGCTGTGGCTGTTCTCACTAA
- the ligA gene encoding NAD-dependent DNA ligase LigA, which yields MIKNFEEYQNFTSLLKKMAYHYYVLDDPIATDEEYDTLYHQIKTYEEKNPGQIIPSSPTQRVGNGVLESFKKHKHLERMWSLDDIFDSQKLQEWINRIYKTYPKANFTCSPKFDGVSLNLYYDKGILQTATTRGDGIEGELVTPQAKTIPSIPLEIPYQKGIEIRGEVVITREDFEKINQERIQSKQNLFANPRNAAAGSLRQLDPKITAERKLKFIPWGLGKNDIKEGSFFKTINQILQYGFYPTPFVTFCPDIHTIQKLHDELVRMRHTYPIMLDGMVIMIDNIAAQKQMGFTIKSPRFACAYKFPAIEKSSKILSITLQVGRTGVITPVAELEPVEIEGATISRATLHNYSEIEKKDIKIKDTVIIIRSGDVIPKIIKPITSLRDGTQIDIIKPTQCPVCGSELLIEEIFIRCQNLSCKARVKESIIYFASKKALNIDGLGEKIVEQLFENKIISNILDLYSLDLEELLKLEGWQEKKAQNLLQSVKNTQNIQLWRLLNALGIEHIGEGASKKLAANFGLDIFKKTHDDIVALDGFGKEMAASVIDFGIVNKILIDKLFTIISPQAPQTTNVNMTIFTDKTIVLTGTLSKPRDQIASLLESLGAKITSNVSKNTDFIVYGINAGSKLDKANALKIKTLNEEELNKMLKDENIIF from the coding sequence ATGATAAAAAACTTTGAAGAATATCAAAATTTTACCTCTTTACTTAAAAAAATGGCTTATCATTACTATGTTTTAGACGATCCTATAGCAACAGATGAAGAATATGATACCCTTTATCATCAAATTAAAACTTATGAGGAAAAAAATCCCGGCCAAATTATACCCTCATCGCCCACCCAAAGAGTTGGAAATGGAGTGCTTGAATCTTTCAAAAAGCATAAACACTTAGAAAGAATGTGGAGTTTAGATGATATTTTTGACTCCCAAAAACTTCAAGAATGGATAAATAGAATTTATAAAACTTATCCAAAAGCCAATTTTACTTGTTCTCCTAAATTTGATGGCGTATCATTAAATTTATATTATGACAAAGGGATTTTGCAAACTGCAACAACAAGAGGAGACGGTATTGAAGGGGAGCTTGTTACCCCGCAAGCCAAAACTATCCCATCAATCCCTCTTGAAATTCCCTATCAAAAAGGTATTGAGATTAGAGGAGAGGTAGTGATTACTCGAGAGGATTTTGAGAAAATCAATCAAGAAAGAATACAATCAAAACAAAACCTTTTTGCTAATCCTCGAAATGCAGCTGCCGGAAGTCTTCGACAGCTTGATCCCAAAATTACTGCAGAAAGAAAATTAAAATTCATTCCTTGGGGATTAGGAAAAAATGACATCAAAGAAGGAAGTTTCTTTAAAACAATCAACCAAATCTTACAATATGGCTTTTACCCCACACCTTTTGTCACATTCTGCCCTGATATTCACACAATTCAAAAATTACACGATGAATTAGTTCGTATGCGTCATACATACCCCATTATGCTGGATGGAATGGTGATTATGATTGATAATATCGCAGCGCAAAAACAAATGGGCTTCACTATCAAATCTCCACGCTTCGCATGTGCTTACAAATTTCCTGCTATTGAAAAAAGTTCAAAAATTCTCTCTATCACGCTTCAAGTAGGCAGAACAGGCGTCATAACTCCTGTAGCAGAACTTGAACCTGTTGAAATAGAAGGAGCAACAATTTCTAGAGCAACGCTTCATAACTATTCTGAAATTGAAAAAAAAGATATTAAAATTAAAGATACCGTTATTATTATTCGCAGTGGCGATGTAATCCCCAAAATTATCAAACCTATCACATCCCTTAGAGATGGGACACAAATTGATATTATCAAACCAACTCAATGTCCTGTATGTGGTAGTGAGTTATTGATTGAAGAAATTTTTATTCGTTGTCAAAATCTCTCATGTAAAGCTAGGGTCAAGGAATCTATCATCTATTTTGCCTCCAAAAAAGCACTCAATATTGATGGTTTAGGTGAAAAAATAGTTGAACAATTATTTGAAAATAAAATCATATCAAATATCTTAGATCTCTATTCGCTAGATCTTGAAGAATTACTCAAATTAGAAGGGTGGCAAGAAAAAAAAGCACAAAATCTTTTGCAGTCTGTTAAAAATACTCAAAATATTCAACTATGGCGACTTTTAAATGCTCTTGGAATTGAACATATTGGAGAAGGCGCCAGTAAAAAATTAGCCGCAAACTTTGGTTTAGATATATTTAAAAAAACACATGATGATATAGTTGCCCTAGATGGCTTTGGAAAAGAAATGGCAGCATCTGTCATTGACTTTGGAATTGTCAATAAGATTCTTATTGACAAATTATTTACAATCATTTCTCCACAGGCACCACAAACAACAAATGTTAATATGACAATTTTCACAGACAAAACAATTGTCTTGACAGGGACACTTTCTAAACCAAGAGATCAAATTGCTTCTTTATTGGAATCTTTAGGGGCAAAAATCACTTCCAATGTAAGCAAAAATACTGATTTTATTGTTTATGGCATCAATGCCGGAAGCAAACTTGATAAGGCAAATGCTTTAAAAATAAAAACTCTCAACGAAGAAGAGTTGAATAAAATGCTTAAAGATGAAAATATCATTTTTTGA
- a CDS encoding tetratricopeptide repeat protein, translating into MSCLFLKAEPSAFELQSGATKKELKTLQSSNKNIESIIADLQNKVISLQELQDGLKSLFEGQTLKIKSLLDTALSHENSIKSLQSLQELHSNTLKQQSDLLELLKQQVQNNQKSIKTLDKKITDMGELLSQINAGMLNQLNLIKKNLELPTSDSNITEDSKNPVSKTPDTKNSKNTSKSSHLPVFQKDISKQKEIFEDAKKLYSQKNLEGAKLRLQWLVETKYQVAYSLYLLGEIAYKQKKYQDAIGFYKKSVLSNDKANYMPVLLWHTAWAFRYLKDLTNYNKFLDSLIYLYPNSEQAQKAKENRMKIKEKNE; encoded by the coding sequence TTGAGTTGCCTATTTTTAAAAGCAGAGCCATCTGCTTTTGAACTTCAAAGTGGAGCTACAAAAAAAGAATTAAAAACACTCCAATCAAGTAATAAAAATATTGAATCTATTATTGCGGATTTGCAAAATAAAGTAATCTCTCTTCAAGAACTTCAAGATGGGCTTAAAAGTTTATTTGAAGGGCAAACTTTGAAAATCAAGAGTTTATTAGATACTGCATTAAGCCACGAAAATTCTATTAAATCTCTACAATCACTTCAAGAGTTGCATTCAAATACATTGAAACAACAATCAGATTTACTGGAACTTTTGAAACAACAAGTTCAAAACAATCAAAAAAGTATAAAAACATTGGATAAAAAAATTACAGACATGGGGGAATTGTTGAGTCAAATTAATGCCGGCATGCTTAATCAGCTAAACCTGATTAAGAAGAATCTTGAATTGCCCACTTCCGACTCAAATATAACTGAAGATTCAAAGAATCCGGTTTCAAAAACTCCCGATACCAAAAATTCTAAAAATACTTCCAAGTCATCTCATTTACCTGTTTTTCAAAAAGATATTTCCAAACAAAAAGAAATTTTTGAGGATGCTAAAAAATTATACTCTCAAAAAAACTTAGAGGGAGCAAAGTTAAGGCTTCAATGGCTGGTAGAAACTAAATACCAGGTTGCCTATAGCTTATATTTACTTGGAGAAATTGCATACAAACAGAAAAAATATCAAGATGCTATTGGTTTTTATAAAAAAAGCGTCTTATCAAATGATAAAGCCAATTATATGCCTGTTTTATTATGGCATACTGCTTGGGCTTTTAGATATTTAAAAGATTTAACAAATTACAATAAATTCTTAGATTCTTTGATATACTTATATCCTAATAGTGAGCAAGCCCAAAAAGCTAAAGAAAATCGAATGAAAATAAAGGAAAAAAATGAATAA
- a CDS encoding chemotaxis protein CheW, translated as MISDIDKTTSLHLNNEVQFLCFTLDGDLDSQLYAMNVFKIREIIYYDGEFTETAGENDGIMLGFLTVRGESIPLVDMKRWLYYSSADPKRDLRPYSITSKKSLVVICNFSNYTVGLKILGVKRIIQKNWSEVSMGSDYGLEGEGKVTATTKYDDGCVIQILDVERMITDAFPMLDNFSDLKLQPIESIDSDKIVLLAEDSKSVAKSLQKIIEKLDLKYFTFPNGKMLLDYLFSEGAIQNVGAIITDLEMPMVSGFEVLKRVKESPQTRHIPVIINSSMSSDSNKQMAQTLHADGFITKSNPIEIEELLKSFLENIK; from the coding sequence TTGATAAGTGATATTGATAAAACCACTTCCCTGCACCTCAATAATGAAGTTCAATTTTTATGTTTTACGCTTGATGGGGATTTGGATTCTCAATTATATGCCATGAATGTTTTTAAGATTCGTGAGATTATCTATTATGATGGAGAATTTACCGAAACTGCCGGTGAAAATGATGGGATTATGCTTGGATTTTTAACAGTTAGGGGAGAATCTATACCTTTAGTGGATATGAAAAGATGGCTTTATTACAGTTCTGCAGATCCCAAAAGAGATTTAAGACCCTATTCAATCACTTCTAAGAAAAGTTTGGTTGTCATTTGTAATTTTTCTAATTATACTGTTGGGCTTAAAATACTGGGAGTGAAGCGTATTATCCAAAAGAATTGGTCAGAGGTGAGTATGGGGAGTGATTATGGTCTTGAAGGAGAAGGAAAGGTAACAGCCACAACCAAATATGATGATGGTTGTGTGATTCAGATTTTGGATGTCGAGAGAATGATAACAGATGCTTTTCCTATGCTTGATAATTTTTCAGATTTGAAGCTCCAACCAATTGAGAGTATTGATAGCGATAAGATTGTTTTATTGGCAGAAGATTCAAAATCGGTTGCAAAATCTTTGCAAAAAATTATCGAAAAACTTGATTTGAAATACTTTACATTTCCAAACGGAAAAATGCTTTTAGATTATTTATTTTCAGAAGGGGCAATCCAAAATGTAGGGGCTATTATTACGGATTTAGAAATGCCTATGGTATCAGGTTTTGAGGTTTTAAAACGAGTAAAAGAAAGTCCTCAAACAAGACATATTCCTGTTATCATCAATTCTTCTATGAGTAGTGATTCCAATAAACAAATGGCACAAACTCTTCATGCAGATGGGTTTATTACAAAATCAAATCCTATAGAGATTGAAGAATTGCTCAAAAGTTTTTTAGAAAATATAAAATAA
- the pal gene encoding peptidoglycan-associated lipoprotein Pal, translating into MNKVLGIGLISTILLIAGCAQKDVDVSSSGVTQEESIQTPVAEPAPQPAQPEEKPEIASGTVIGSVYFDFDKFNIKTDMQAVVDESAQKIKDANMNVLIEGNTDEFGSDEYNYALGTKRALSVKNALIVKGINKDAIKVISFGESKPICQEKTRACYQKNRRADIKLVK; encoded by the coding sequence ATGAATAAAGTTTTAGGCATTGGTCTGATTTCGACTATTTTGTTAATCGCTGGTTGTGCTCAAAAAGATGTTGATGTTTCTAGTTCCGGAGTTACACAAGAAGAAAGTATTCAGACTCCTGTAGCAGAGCCTGCGCCTCAACCTGCTCAACCTGAAGAAAAACCGGAAATTGCAAGTGGGACAGTAATAGGAAGTGTATATTTTGATTTTGATAAGTTTAATATTAAAACAGATATGCAAGCAGTTGTTGATGAGAGTGCCCAGAAAATCAAAGACGCAAATATGAATGTTTTGATTGAAGGCAATACAGATGAATTTGGTAGTGATGAATACAATTATGCACTAGGGACCAAGAGAGCATTATCTGTTAAAAATGCTTTAATTGTCAAAGGGATCAATAAAGATGCTATCAAGGTTATTAGTTTTGGGGAAAGCAAGCCAATTTGTCAAGAAAAAACAAGGGCATGTTACCAAAAGAATAGAAGAGCTGATATTAAACTTGTTAAATAG